One segment of Pseudomonas sp. FP2196 DNA contains the following:
- the metR gene encoding transcriptional regulator MetR, with the protein MLEIRHLKTLHALREADSLVDAADRLHLTQSALSHQFKELEERLGMPLFVRKTKPVRFTSAGLRLLQLADATLPLLRAAERDIARLAGGTAGRLHMAIECHSCFQWLMPTIDQFRDAWPEVELDLASGFSFAPLPALARGDLDLVVTSDPLEISGITYVPLFTYEAMLAVANQHALASKPYIVPEDLLSETLITYPVERDRLDIFTRFLEPADIEPAQVRTSELTVMMMQLVASGRGVCGMPHWALHEYSSRGYVKGKRLGEKGLFATLYAGIRADMLDAPYMRDFLLTAKDTSFSTLDGVSAVR; encoded by the coding sequence GTGCTTGAAATCCGTCACCTGAAAACCCTGCACGCACTGCGCGAAGCCGACAGCCTGGTCGACGCCGCCGACCGTTTGCACCTGACCCAATCGGCGCTGTCCCACCAGTTCAAGGAGCTTGAGGAACGGCTGGGGATGCCCTTGTTCGTGCGCAAGACCAAACCGGTGCGCTTCACCAGCGCCGGCCTGCGCCTGCTGCAACTGGCCGACGCCACCCTGCCACTGCTGCGCGCTGCCGAGCGTGACATCGCTCGACTGGCCGGCGGCACCGCCGGGCGCCTGCACATGGCCATCGAATGCCACAGTTGCTTCCAGTGGCTGATGCCGACCATCGACCAGTTCCGCGATGCCTGGCCAGAAGTCGAACTCGACCTCGCCTCGGGCTTCTCCTTCGCCCCGCTACCGGCCCTGGCCCGAGGTGATCTGGATCTGGTGGTAACGTCCGACCCACTGGAAATTTCCGGCATCACCTACGTCCCGCTGTTCACCTACGAAGCCATGCTCGCGGTGGCCAATCAGCATGCACTGGCCAGTAAACCGTACATCGTCCCCGAAGACCTGCTGAGCGAAACGCTGATCACCTACCCGGTGGAACGCGACCGCCTCGACATCTTCACGCGCTTCCTCGAACCGGCCGACATTGAACCGGCGCAGGTGCGCACTTCGGAACTGACCGTGATGATGATGCAACTGGTGGCCAGCGGCCGTGGCGTCTGCGGCATGCCGCACTGGGCACTGCATGAATACAGTTCGCGGGGTTATGTGAAGGGCAAGCGGCTGGGCGAGAAAGGTCTGTTTGCCACGCTGTACGCCGGGATTCGCGCCGACATGCTGGATGCGCCGTACATGCGCGATTTTCTGCTGACCGCCAAGGACACTTCGTTTTCGACGCTGGATGGTGTCAGCGCGGTGCGTTGA
- a CDS encoding DUF6124 family protein, translating to MFKVTPNPPRLPSTLFHVTPDADNETLLAHACESLASASVMLSDFAGLLDTPHRNTLLGIQQVVMLGELTVNRALDNIDPPA from the coding sequence ATGTTCAAGGTAACGCCCAACCCGCCTCGCCTCCCCAGCACCTTGTTCCACGTCACCCCCGACGCCGATAACGAAACCCTCCTCGCCCACGCCTGTGAATCCCTCGCCTCGGCGAGCGTGATGCTCAGTGATTTCGCCGGACTGCTCGACACGCCGCATCGCAACACCCTGCTAGGTATCCAACAGGTGGTAATGCTCGGCGAACTGACCGTCAATCGAGCGCTGGATAACATCGATCCCCCAGCCTGA
- a CDS encoding alpha/beta fold hydrolase: protein MHKVFLSVAALLAALLFGLPSFAASRCDVNVPTERADLAQVSIAYQSIGRASDPALLLVMGLGGQLIHWPDEVVVALCQQGFRVIRYDNRDVGLSTWRQAPLEANLTFEVLRYKLGLPVSAPYSLTDMADDALGLMNALHVEQFHVLGASMGGMIAQHMAAMAPQRVESLTLIMTTSGAEGLPAPSAALVQLLSRRGAPNRRVALEQQADLLAALGSPTVSDDRQALLQQAAASYDRAFNPEGVKRQIMAILAEPSRVALLNQLRVPTLVVHGTADPLLPVMHGVHLAAHIRGSQLKLIPGLAHRFQEAFKAPLLAAVLPYLQAHREDTSHWAQIEPVAGTNLL, encoded by the coding sequence ATGCACAAGGTTTTTTTATCAGTCGCGGCCCTGTTGGCCGCGCTTTTATTCGGCTTGCCGTCGTTTGCCGCCTCGCGTTGCGATGTCAACGTACCGACCGAGCGGGCCGATCTGGCGCAGGTCAGCATCGCCTACCAGAGCATTGGTCGCGCGTCGGATCCGGCATTGTTGCTGGTGATGGGCCTGGGCGGGCAGTTGATCCACTGGCCGGATGAAGTAGTGGTAGCGCTGTGTCAGCAGGGCTTTCGAGTGATCCGCTATGACAACCGCGATGTCGGTTTGTCGACCTGGCGCCAGGCTCCGCTGGAGGCCAACCTGACCTTTGAAGTGCTGCGCTACAAACTCGGTCTGCCGGTGTCGGCGCCTTATAGCCTGACCGACATGGCCGACGATGCGCTGGGCTTGATGAATGCTTTGCACGTCGAGCAGTTCCATGTGCTGGGCGCGAGCATGGGCGGGATGATCGCCCAGCACATGGCGGCCATGGCGCCGCAACGGGTCGAGAGCCTGACGCTGATCATGACCACCTCCGGCGCCGAAGGTTTACCGGCGCCGAGTGCGGCGCTGGTGCAACTTCTATCGCGCCGTGGCGCGCCGAATCGTCGAGTGGCGCTGGAGCAGCAGGCTGATTTGCTGGCGGCGCTGGGCAGTCCGACGGTCAGCGATGATCGGCAGGCGTTGCTGCAACAAGCGGCGGCGTCCTATGACCGCGCGTTCAATCCTGAAGGGGTCAAGCGGCAGATCATGGCGATTCTTGCCGAACCGAGCCGGGTGGCGCTGCTCAATCAATTGCGCGTGCCGACGCTGGTGGTGCACGGCACGGCCGATCCGTTGCTGCCGGTGATGCATGGCGTGCATCTGGCGGCGCATATTCGCGGCAGTCAGTTGAAGCTGATTCCGGGGCTGGCGCATCGTTTTCAAGAGGCATTCAAGGCGCCGTTGCTGGCGGCGGTGTTGCCGTATTTGCAGGCGCATCGTGAAGACACTTCGCACTGGGCGCAGATCGAGCCGGTGGCGGGAACCAATCTACTCTGA
- a CDS encoding dermonecrotic toxin domain-containing protein — MPDSLLLHLPATAPAVTPSRLRLPDIHDDALLTSASQRWRDSSQGLRELVVGIPAVRATLVQLLEAKLDLGEPDIGLQFSGTEQRPGQFVPIAQACAFVFQHPQVPGTLNAQCHVTGLPASHDLFNLTPQQLLERVRTLDPLQATETAWNQYWDARAPGAPVSRRERASQLYRDHLEATAHFAFAKGQLTAEQLRPLLALMDANAATPLLSTEQLSLVLSNGSKVKLPAAWVISFGGRQPVAQWLYLPLRPEAFKGFAQRSELEAWLSTQPLVPSGLSTSGLSFEYTDRNPPLSTGMTDLLAHLQQAQINALRHGSVGKADLAEQAGKALDQADQIDQQRSTAAVFASPPTVLADVADDEDDEASLFGNLYADIPWALRQAALKRQRDALETLQGTAHASTALQSVKDLNNTLETAEQAANKAATALLWRPQSVDLEVFNRELNALHQAHKAGLQTEVKLQQALEQLNSEECARVTALLDTPATADANHVAASLTLTMNEQSGDNPTTRTQSLYGPFVMTHPDALLDPMSPHSVLLFWPGIGGGLQKFANRQALDRQVFHIAEQDKALALQLTRLSGDPLLHALSQQVADFEAQAGAIRTRLVEATETAEREQQLDILRKRFLAALQVPVHAARSLALAHLLEQKHSSTLATNLPSWLSNLSTTDRIALKSDIGAFIQAMQRSHELLTLALEPRDDFTRKHLNARLRKDFSLKDDFTVTLDLPDGVTWEKRYSSGLTGTVTTTVMVASAKRSSMTLAELAQLNIDKEKSVQEDPLSQRLVFLRLYVVSANTRERNRLVNGINVTYLRKILPELDLPRAYERLILDAFTGAVSEAPFTREHRRECLIEPWRLMLKLQGRFARLQGHINNDELRTLEIAISADSASAWNTGGQRVVILPASLTVGGKDTLNQGPSTLSGVTFIEEQVSGVTLLYLPDSPDERFLRRYDNLESARKALFKLCQQDSMIRYLAGRAVQGNVRAHESRINDTVQKRFDALIGVGPRWPASTSFASHLLDAHMGRLLEAHRGTSRSNDALYMERYALKGPRAFNYLKMALGMLPFIGTAIALYDAWTAANQAVAAFLRGNVGDGLEEIKTMLLCLIDAAMDFIPGDAIAGGLTSNASALTRARQLRRLTRSAAAFHLPSQRQTRHLIARFAGYEYEKPISLSGLHPATHGLYRGIYRHTDGDFIVRQGRIFEVQYSRDSHHWRLSGNSKRTYKQPIALDEAGQWDTWFGVYGSTFGGGGLGGGNVPGHLANALDPYWPQVIRQYLPAWLTGHISRQRLRLKADADDMAAPVFTRLNESNDAIYRYRAATPAEQQLQRATLDATCEGDIEMALRHYEKLDTYRLLAERKNYSRTLEIQSEVASWLVDRYWHRALFNSQDVVTAAHRLDALQDVIDNLPAEMLAQRLKHFEEGRLIHIDILKKLIQMEELRDNVLHWNKSVVKKAHKEHVTRMIENIKEKQNDAILLRMRTSQRLEIIRRYDNVKDVSWFDLQEQSDELFNLFDRAMFNHHTLRTVEATVAQRSQILQNCLEVYTRFQRGMRIWTASYPQHFHLDEVPALMSGIEKMAERARKGIIDEPIKIPAGQPVPRIFTTADNQLLYGVERWHATTQRRQYVSTGRGGHEEIWEQGTDNQIRLLNPRSVEQPAPEQRSLAALLTDAQRRLDAQPAYHTKVQSYADQDMLPVELQHMMDTEATELTTRANRIEALDAQDPIIRQLRNKARELTATGRAMRTRQTLAIQKPTDGMLDDLMGEGVVEIRRSASLKYLGKFRGHHDHMQEYEIWTKQPQALLWYAHFHYRSATKSFRSFEKAHLKLREHRWLTHADNPDLPYADIGKQSTVLVHFEAAIARIEGAHAP; from the coding sequence ATGCCAGATTCTTTACTGCTCCACTTGCCGGCTACGGCGCCGGCAGTGACACCATCCCGATTGCGCCTGCCAGACATCCATGACGACGCCCTGCTGACGAGCGCGTCGCAACGTTGGCGCGACAGCAGCCAAGGGCTGCGCGAACTGGTTGTCGGGATTCCGGCCGTTCGGGCGACCCTCGTTCAATTGCTCGAAGCGAAGCTGGATCTGGGTGAGCCGGACATTGGCCTGCAATTCTCGGGCACGGAACAGCGCCCCGGACAGTTCGTGCCCATCGCCCAGGCCTGCGCTTTTGTCTTCCAGCATCCGCAGGTACCAGGCACGCTCAACGCGCAATGCCATGTGACCGGCTTGCCCGCCTCCCATGACTTGTTCAACCTCACACCGCAGCAATTGCTTGAACGGGTCAGGACACTCGACCCGTTGCAGGCCACGGAAACCGCGTGGAATCAGTACTGGGACGCACGCGCGCCGGGCGCGCCGGTGTCACGTCGCGAACGAGCCAGCCAGTTGTATCGCGATCATCTGGAAGCCACCGCACACTTCGCGTTTGCCAAAGGCCAGTTGACCGCCGAACAACTGCGACCGCTGCTGGCCCTGATGGATGCCAACGCCGCCACGCCACTGCTCAGCACTGAGCAGCTGTCGCTGGTGTTGAGCAACGGCAGCAAAGTCAAACTCCCTGCCGCCTGGGTCATCAGCTTCGGGGGCCGCCAGCCGGTTGCGCAATGGCTATACCTGCCGTTGCGTCCCGAGGCATTCAAAGGTTTTGCCCAACGCAGCGAGCTTGAGGCCTGGCTGAGCACTCAGCCATTGGTGCCCAGCGGTTTATCGACTAGCGGCCTGTCATTCGAATACACCGACAGAAACCCGCCTCTGAGCACAGGCATGACTGACCTGCTGGCTCACTTGCAGCAGGCGCAGATCAATGCGCTGCGCCATGGCAGCGTCGGTAAAGCCGATCTGGCCGAACAGGCGGGCAAAGCCCTCGATCAAGCCGATCAGATCGACCAGCAACGCAGCACCGCCGCCGTATTCGCCTCGCCACCAACCGTGTTGGCTGACGTTGCCGATGACGAAGACGATGAGGCGTCACTGTTCGGCAATCTGTACGCCGACATTCCCTGGGCGCTGCGTCAGGCAGCGCTCAAACGCCAGCGCGACGCACTCGAAACCCTGCAAGGCACTGCGCACGCCAGCACCGCCCTGCAATCGGTGAAGGATTTGAACAACACCTTGGAAACCGCCGAACAAGCCGCCAACAAAGCCGCCACTGCCCTGCTGTGGCGCCCGCAGTCAGTGGATCTGGAAGTGTTCAATCGTGAGCTCAACGCGTTGCATCAGGCGCACAAGGCGGGCTTGCAGACTGAAGTCAAACTGCAACAGGCCCTCGAACAGTTGAACAGCGAGGAATGCGCTCGGGTAACCGCGCTGCTCGACACCCCGGCCACTGCCGATGCCAATCATGTCGCGGCAAGCCTGACCCTGACGATGAACGAACAGTCCGGTGACAATCCCACGACCCGCACGCAATCGCTTTACGGCCCGTTTGTGATGACTCATCCGGACGCGCTACTCGACCCGATGTCGCCGCACAGCGTGTTGCTGTTTTGGCCCGGTATCGGCGGCGGCCTGCAAAAGTTCGCCAATCGTCAGGCGCTCGACCGTCAGGTGTTCCACATCGCCGAGCAGGACAAGGCCCTCGCTTTACAGTTGACCCGCCTCAGCGGTGACCCGCTGCTGCACGCTTTGAGTCAACAGGTCGCCGACTTTGAAGCGCAGGCCGGCGCGATCCGCACGCGCCTGGTTGAAGCCACCGAGACTGCCGAGCGCGAGCAGCAACTGGATATTTTGCGCAAACGCTTCCTCGCCGCGCTGCAAGTCCCGGTGCACGCGGCTCGAAGCCTGGCACTGGCCCACCTGCTGGAGCAAAAACACAGCAGCACCCTGGCGACAAACTTGCCGTCCTGGCTGAGCAATCTGTCTACCACCGACCGTATCGCGCTTAAAAGTGACATCGGCGCCTTTATCCAGGCGATGCAACGCAGCCACGAACTGTTGACCCTCGCCCTGGAACCGAGGGACGACTTCACTCGCAAGCACCTGAATGCGCGCCTGCGCAAAGACTTCTCGCTCAAAGATGACTTCACGGTAACGCTGGATCTGCCTGACGGCGTCACGTGGGAGAAGCGCTATTCCAGCGGGCTCACCGGGACGGTAACGACCACGGTCATGGTCGCCAGTGCCAAACGCAGCAGCATGACGCTTGCCGAACTGGCCCAACTCAATATAGACAAGGAAAAGTCGGTGCAAGAGGATCCGCTGTCGCAGCGGCTGGTGTTCCTGCGGCTGTATGTGGTCAGTGCGAATACTCGAGAGCGCAATCGGTTGGTCAACGGCATCAACGTGACCTACTTGCGCAAGATCCTGCCCGAACTCGATCTGCCCCGCGCCTATGAGCGGCTGATTCTCGATGCCTTCACAGGCGCCGTCAGCGAAGCACCGTTCACCCGCGAGCATCGTCGCGAATGCCTGATAGAGCCTTGGCGCCTGATGCTCAAGTTGCAAGGTCGCTTCGCTCGCCTGCAAGGCCATATCAACAACGACGAACTGCGCACCCTCGAGATTGCCATCAGTGCTGACAGCGCGTCCGCGTGGAACACGGGGGGCCAACGTGTGGTGATTTTGCCCGCCAGCCTGACTGTCGGCGGCAAGGACACGCTCAATCAAGGCCCCAGCACTCTGTCAGGCGTGACCTTCATTGAGGAACAGGTCAGCGGCGTGACGCTGCTTTATCTTCCCGACAGCCCGGATGAGCGCTTTCTGCGCCGTTACGACAACCTTGAATCGGCGCGCAAGGCGCTGTTCAAACTTTGTCAGCAGGATTCAATGATCCGCTACCTGGCCGGCCGAGCCGTGCAGGGCAACGTGCGCGCCCATGAAAGCCGTATCAATGACACCGTACAAAAGCGCTTCGACGCCTTGATCGGCGTCGGCCCGCGCTGGCCGGCAAGCACGTCCTTCGCCAGCCACTTGCTCGATGCCCACATGGGGCGTCTGCTCGAAGCTCATCGCGGTACTTCCCGCTCCAACGACGCGCTGTATATGGAGCGTTATGCCCTCAAAGGCCCGCGTGCGTTCAATTACTTGAAGATGGCGCTGGGCATGCTGCCGTTCATTGGCACCGCCATCGCGCTCTACGATGCCTGGACCGCCGCCAACCAGGCGGTAGCCGCCTTCTTGCGCGGAAACGTCGGCGACGGTCTGGAGGAAATCAAAACCATGCTGCTGTGCCTGATCGATGCGGCGATGGACTTTATTCCCGGTGATGCCATCGCTGGCGGTCTGACCAGTAACGCCAGCGCGCTGACCCGGGCCCGTCAGCTGCGCAGGCTGACCCGAAGCGCCGCGGCATTCCACCTCCCGTCCCAGCGTCAGACCCGGCACCTGATCGCGCGTTTTGCCGGCTACGAGTATGAAAAACCGATCTCGCTGTCTGGCCTGCACCCGGCCACCCATGGTCTTTATCGTGGCATTTACCGGCATACCGACGGGGACTTCATCGTCCGCCAGGGGCGCATCTTCGAAGTTCAATACAGCCGTGATTCACACCACTGGCGACTGTCTGGCAACAGCAAGCGAACCTACAAGCAACCCATCGCACTGGATGAAGCCGGCCAATGGGATACCTGGTTCGGCGTTTACGGCAGCACCTTCGGCGGTGGCGGGCTGGGCGGCGGAAATGTGCCCGGCCATCTGGCAAATGCACTGGATCCGTACTGGCCGCAAGTGATTCGGCAATATCTGCCCGCCTGGCTGACGGGACATATCAGTCGCCAGCGTCTGAGGCTCAAAGCAGACGCCGACGATATGGCAGCCCCCGTCTTTACCCGATTGAATGAGAGCAACGACGCGATCTACCGTTACCGCGCGGCAACGCCTGCAGAACAACAGTTGCAGCGCGCGACGCTTGACGCCACGTGTGAGGGCGATATCGAGATGGCTCTCCGGCATTACGAAAAACTGGACACCTATCGTCTGCTTGCCGAGAGAAAAAATTATTCAAGAACACTCGAGATCCAGAGCGAAGTGGCCTCCTGGCTGGTAGATCGGTACTGGCATCGCGCTTTATTCAACTCTCAGGATGTCGTCACGGCGGCCCATCGTCTGGATGCGCTGCAAGACGTGATCGACAACTTGCCGGCCGAGATGCTGGCCCAACGCCTGAAACATTTCGAAGAAGGCCGCTTGATACATATCGACATCCTGAAGAAGCTGATCCAGATGGAGGAGCTCAGGGACAACGTCCTGCACTGGAACAAGAGTGTCGTCAAAAAGGCGCACAAAGAGCACGTCACAAGAATGATCGAAAACATCAAGGAAAAGCAGAACGACGCCATTCTGCTGCGCATGCGAACCAGCCAGAGGCTGGAAATCATCAGACGCTACGACAATGTCAAGGATGTGTCCTGGTTCGATCTTCAGGAACAGTCGGACGAGCTCTTTAACCTTTTCGATCGGGCCATGTTCAACCACCACACCCTGAGGACAGTCGAAGCGACGGTGGCCCAGCGCAGTCAGATTCTTCAGAACTGTCTCGAGGTGTACACCCGGTTTCAACGCGGGATGAGGATCTGGACAGCCTCCTATCCGCAACACTTTCACCTCGATGAAGTCCCGGCACTGATGAGCGGAATCGAAAAAATGGCGGAGCGCGCCCGCAAGGGCATCATCGACGAACCCATCAAGATACCGGCGGGCCAGCCGGTGCCGCGGATCTTCACCACAGCAGACAATCAGCTGCTATACGGTGTCGAGCGCTGGCACGCGACGACCCAGAGGCGTCAGTACGTTTCGACCGGTCGCGGCGGACACGAGGAAATCTGGGAGCAAGGCACTGACAATCAGATCCGCCTGTTGAATCCGCGCAGCGTAGAGCAACCCGCACCGGAACAAAGGAGCCTGGCCGCGTTATTGACTGATGCACAACGACGGCTGGACGCCCAACCGGCCTATCACACCAAGGTTCAGTCCTACGCGGACCAGGACATGCTGCCAGTCGAATTGCAGCACATGATGGATACCGAGGCGACCGAACTCACCACTCGCGCCAATCGAATCGAAGCGCTCGATGCGCAGGATCCGATCATCCGGCAATTGCGCAACAAGGCCCGCGAACTGACTGCCACCGGACGGGCCATGCGTACCCGCCAGACGCTGGCCATTCAAAAACCTACCGACGGCATGCTGGATGACCTCATGGGGGAAGGTGTCGTGGAAATTCGCAGGTCAGCCTCGCTGAAATACCTGGGAAAATTCAGAGGCCATCACGACCATATGCAGGAATACGAGATCTGGACGAAACAGCCGCAAGCGTTGCTGTGGTACGCCCACTTTCACTATCGCAGCGCGACCAAGTCGTTCAGAAGTTTCGAAAAAGCCCATTTGAAACTGCGCGAGCACCGATGGCTGACCCACGCTGACAATCCCGATCTGCCTTATGCCGATATCGGTAAGCAGTCGACTGTGCTGGTTCATTTTGAGGCCGCAATTGCTCGGATCGAGGGTGCGCACGCGCCCTGA
- the metE gene encoding 5-methyltetrahydropteroyltriglutamate--homocysteine S-methyltransferase translates to MAVAHTLGFPRIGADRELKKALEAYWKGDIDQVALNQVGRDLRAAHWQLQKAAGIDLLPVGDFAWYDQVLTHSLTFGVIPERFDGVRDEHGQPSLDTLFAMARGATAGCCAGDHGKTRYAQELTKWFDTNYHYLVPEFSADQQFKLSWEQLFDEVEEAKALSHNVKPVIIGPLTYLWLGKAKGNDFDKLDLLERLLPVYNEILVRLAEQGVEWVQIDEPILTLDLPQAWKSAFERAYHILQYSPLKKLVATYFSGLQDNLGLAVGLPVQGLHIDAVRAPEQLGQVLDRLPTYKILSVGLVNGRNVWRCELEQALAQLQPAQERFGDNLWVSSSCSLLHSPVDVEREDTLDPELKSWLAFAVQKCSEISVLRDALNDPQAPKVQRALAQSRAIQASRAQSPRIHKAEVQARIKAINANDSQRQSPFAKRIAQQQARLQLPTFPTTTIGSFPQTASIRLARQAFKQGKLSANDYHDAMRSEIRHAVQVQERLGLDVLVHGEAERNDMVEYFAEQLDGYLFTRFGWVQSYGSRCVKPAVIYGDLSRPNAMTVDWITYAQGLTEKVMKGMLTGPVTMLMWSFPREDVSRKIQAQQLALALRDEVVDLENAGIKIVQIDEAAFREGLPLRRAQWQDYLDWAVEAFRLTASGVKDQTQIHTHMCYSEFNDVIKAIADMDADVITIETSRSDMELLDAFEAFDYPNDIGPGVYDIHSPRVPDTAEMVKLMSKAVKRIPAERLWVNPDCGLKTRAWPETEAALVNMVAAARRLRSQLA, encoded by the coding sequence ATGGCCGTGGCCCACACCCTTGGTTTTCCGCGCATCGGCGCCGACCGTGAACTGAAAAAAGCCCTCGAAGCCTACTGGAAAGGCGATATCGATCAGGTTGCGCTGAACCAGGTAGGCCGCGATCTGCGCGCTGCTCACTGGCAGTTGCAGAAAGCGGCCGGCATCGATCTGCTGCCGGTTGGCGATTTCGCCTGGTACGACCAAGTGCTGACTCACTCGCTGACCTTCGGCGTGATCCCCGAGCGTTTCGACGGCGTGCGCGATGAGCACGGCCAGCCGAGCCTCGATACCCTGTTCGCGATGGCGCGCGGTGCCACGGCCGGTTGCTGCGCTGGCGACCACGGCAAGACCCGATACGCGCAGGAGCTGACCAAGTGGTTCGACACCAACTATCACTATCTGGTCCCGGAGTTCAGCGCTGATCAACAGTTCAAGCTGAGCTGGGAGCAGTTGTTCGATGAAGTCGAAGAAGCCAAGGCGCTGAGCCACAACGTCAAACCGGTGATCATCGGCCCGCTGACGTATCTGTGGCTGGGCAAGGCCAAAGGCAACGACTTCGACAAGCTCGATCTGCTCGAACGCCTGCTGCCGGTCTACAACGAAATCCTCGTGCGTCTCGCCGAGCAAGGCGTGGAGTGGGTACAGATCGACGAACCAATCCTCACCCTCGACCTGCCGCAAGCGTGGAAAAGCGCTTTCGAACGCGCCTATCACATCCTCCAGTACTCGCCACTGAAGAAGCTCGTGGCGACCTATTTCAGTGGCCTGCAAGACAATCTCGGTCTGGCCGTTGGCCTGCCGGTGCAGGGGCTGCACATCGACGCGGTGCGTGCGCCGGAGCAACTCGGTCAGGTGCTTGATCGGCTGCCGACCTACAAGATTCTCTCGGTGGGCCTGGTCAACGGGCGCAACGTCTGGCGCTGCGAACTGGAGCAGGCGCTGGCGCAATTGCAACCGGCGCAGGAGCGTTTCGGCGACAACCTGTGGGTCAGCAGTTCCTGCTCGTTGCTGCACAGCCCGGTGGATGTCGAGCGTGAAGACACGCTCGATCCGGAACTGAAAAGCTGGCTGGCGTTTGCCGTGCAGAAGTGCAGCGAAATCTCCGTGCTGCGTGATGCCTTGAATGATCCGCAAGCACCCAAGGTGCAACGCGCATTGGCCCAGAGCCGGGCGATTCAGGCCAGCCGGGCGCAGTCGCCACGCATCCACAAGGCCGAGGTGCAGGCACGGATCAAGGCGATCAACGCCAACGACAGTCAGCGCCAATCGCCCTTCGCCAAACGCATCGCCCAACAACAGGCGCGTCTGCAATTGCCGACCTTCCCGACCACGACTATCGGCTCGTTCCCGCAGACCGCTTCGATCCGTCTGGCGCGGCAGGCGTTCAAGCAGGGCAAGCTGTCGGCCAACGATTACCACGACGCCATGCGCAGTGAAATCCGCCATGCGGTGCAGGTGCAGGAACGCCTGGGGCTGGATGTGCTGGTACACGGTGAGGCCGAGCGCAATGACATGGTCGAGTACTTTGCCGAGCAGCTCGACGGTTACCTGTTCACCCGTTTCGGCTGGGTGCAGAGCTACGGTTCGCGCTGTGTGAAACCGGCGGTGATTTATGGTGATCTCAGTCGCCCGAATGCCATGACCGTCGACTGGATCACTTACGCCCAAGGCCTGACCGAAAAGGTCATGAAAGGCATGCTCACCGGCCCCGTGACGATGCTGATGTGGTCGTTCCCGCGTGAAGATGTGTCACGCAAAATCCAGGCGCAGCAACTGGCGCTGGCCCTGCGTGACGAAGTGGTGGATCTGGAAAACGCCGGGATCAAGATCGTGCAGATCGACGAAGCCGCGTTCCGCGAAGGCCTGCCGCTGCGCCGTGCGCAATGGCAGGACTATCTGGATTGGGCCGTCGAAGCGTTCCGTTTGACCGCCTCCGGTGTGAAGGACCAAACCCAGATCCACACCCACATGTGCTATAGCGAATTCAACGATGTGATCAAGGCAATTGCCGACATGGACGCCGACGTGATCACCATCGAAACCTCGCGTTCGGACATGGAGCTGCTCGACGCCTTCGAAGCGTTCGACTACCCGAATGACATCGGCCCGGGCGTCTACGACATCCACTCGCCACGGGTGCCGGACACTGCCGAGATGGTCAAGTTGATGAGTAAAGCGGTCAAACGGATTCCCGCCGAGCGGCTGTGGGTCAATCCCGATTGCGGCCTGAAGACCCGCGCCTGGCCGGAGACGGAAGCGGCGTTGGTGAACATGGTGGCGGCGGCGCGGCGGTTGCGCAGTCAGTTGGCTTAA
- a CDS encoding DsbA family oxidoreductase produces the protein MNSTLKIDFVSDVSCPWCVVGLYGLLQALETLRNEVQAEIHFQPFELNPKMGPEGQNITEHIGEKYGSTPEQSQKNREAIRARGADLGFAFRTDGNSRIYNTFDAHRLLHWAGLEGLQLPLKEALFKAYFSDGGNPSDRPQLAQIAESVGLDRRRADAILASDEFADEVREEEQVWLQRGVSSVPTVVFNGQYAVTGGQPVETFVGAIRQIMAESTGGTVSH, from the coding sequence ATGAATTCCACTCTGAAAATCGACTTTGTCAGCGACGTGTCCTGCCCGTGGTGCGTCGTCGGTCTGTATGGCCTGCTTCAGGCGCTGGAGACCCTGCGCAACGAAGTGCAGGCCGAGATTCATTTCCAGCCGTTCGAGCTGAATCCGAAGATGGGCCCCGAAGGGCAGAACATCACCGAGCACATCGGCGAGAAATATGGCTCCACGCCTGAGCAGTCACAGAAGAACCGCGAAGCCATTCGTGCCCGTGGTGCTGATCTGGGGTTTGCCTTTCGCACCGATGGCAACAGCCGCATCTACAACACCTTCGATGCGCATCGTTTGCTGCATTGGGCGGGGCTGGAGGGTTTGCAGTTGCCGTTGAAGGAGGCGTTGTTCAAGGCGTATTTCAGCGATGGCGGTAATCCGTCTGATCGCCCGCAGTTGGCGCAGATTGCTGAAAGTGTCGGGCTGGATCGGCGCCGCGCCGACGCGATTCTGGCGTCGGACGAATTTGCCGATGAAGTGCGTGAAGAGGAGCAGGTGTGGCTGCAACGCGGGGTGAGTTCGGTGCCGACAGTGGTGTTCAACGGTCAGTACGCGGTGACCGGTGGGCAGCCGGTGGAGACGTTTGTCGGGGCGATTCGGCAGATCATGGCCGAATCCACGGGCGGCACTGTCAGTCACTAA